The DNA sequence TTGACAGCTTCCTCCCATTTTCCCAAAAGAATGAGATACCATGAGTAATGGTAATGATTGTAAGGAAGGTTTGGATTCAATTCTTCCGCAATTGCGAATGACCTTTCCGCGGCTTTCCAATCGCGTTCATAATAGAGTTGGATCATTGCGAGAGCGGAATGTGCTTTGGCAGATTTAGGATTCAACTCCAAGGCTTTCAAAGCGGCCGCTTTTCCCCTTCTCCAAGGGGCGTTCATAGGGTCGGGACCATGCCCTAAGAGGGCGTATCCTTCTGCCAAACCGGCATAGGCGAGAGGGTCGGCTGGGTCTATCTCCACCGCCTTGTGCAAATAATCCAATCCCTTTTGAAAATCCTCAGCATTGGATTTGGTCAGGTAATACATTCCCCTTAGGTATGCTTTATAGGTTTCCGGATTTGTATTTTGTAGCTGAAGTCGTTCCTTTTTCTCCTCGTCGAGGGTAACCTCTATCGAATTGGCAATATCCTGTATCGCTGTATTTCTTACCGATAGAATATCATTGACATCGTTATGGTAGTCTTTGGCCCAAATGTGTTTTTCCTCAGGGAAAACATCGATCAACTGTAGTTGCATTCGTATGCTATCACCTTTATAGATGAGTGAACCTTCCACCAAATGATCCGCACCAAGTTGCTTGGCAATATCCCGAATGGGCAATTCTTTGTCCTTGAACTGAAGTGTTGAAATTCTTGAAATGACCCTTAAGCCCTTTATGGTTCCAAGTTCTCCAATCAAAGCATCATGTATGCCGTGGGTCAAATACTCTTGGCTGGAATCCTCAGATAAATGATCTAAGGGAAGGACTGCTATCGATATCACCCCTTCCTTTTCTTCTGATTTGTAACCTTTGATTAAAAAAAAGCCTATTAAAAGCAACACTATTGATGCAACGGCGATAACCCACTGATTTTTGAAGAACCGTTTTTCTTTCCCTGGATTTACCAACCTTTCCACCACCACTGGGGAAGAAGGCTCGGTTACCTCCTCATATGCAGTCTGGTATTTTGCTTTGCCCGGAGTATAACCATATTCCTCATGGAAACAGGTATTGAAATAAGAGGTACTGCTAAACCCTACTCTATAAGCAATCTCCGAAACGCTGGCCACATCGCTCTGAAGCATTTTCATGGCTTCCCTAAGTCTTATCTTCCTTATAAATTGGCTAACAGAATGCCCTTTTATCCGCTTCAGTTTTCTATGTAGCTGCGAACGGCTTGCTCCATAAGTATGGGCGAGTTCCTCAACACTAAAATTTTCGTTTTCAAGGTTGGCAAGTACAATTTCCTCGAGTCTTTCGATAAAATTCTCATCTTGCCCCTTGTACTCTGAAGAAGCCATTTCTTTGATTTTTTAGCAATTCGAGGGAATACTTAAAGATAATAAATTTCAATGCCAAAAACAGATGGCACGTATGTGAACTATTTTTAACTCTATAGAACGGAAAGTTTCTGATACCAATTCAGAAATTCTGCGTAGTCCAATAAAACGAACATACTTTGGGAATCTACCTCTCCTCACAAATCTGTCTCATAAACTCGCCGTTTTTATAATACTACCGCAAGTTCATTTTTAATTTGGTCAATTTTTAAGTCAAATGGCTGCTTTAAGCATACCATTGAAATAAGAATGGTCAATCATCTCGCCCTAAAATCTAATATGTTTTTAATCCACCCTATCCGTAAAACAAAATCACCTATTCCCAAAAACTACTTCGAATGGCTTTCAGCCACATAATCACCCCAATCTGCGACAGATTGAACTATAGGAATCAA is a window from the Muricauda sp. SCSIO 65647 genome containing:
- a CDS encoding helix-turn-helix domain-containing protein, with translation MASSEYKGQDENFIERLEEIVLANLENENFSVEELAHTYGASRSQLHRKLKRIKGHSVSQFIRKIRLREAMKMLQSDVASVSEIAYRVGFSSTSYFNTCFHEEYGYTPGKAKYQTAYEEVTEPSSPVVVERLVNPGKEKRFFKNQWVIAVASIVLLLIGFFLIKGYKSEEKEGVISIAVLPLDHLSEDSSQEYLTHGIHDALIGELGTIKGLRVISRISTLQFKDKELPIRDIAKQLGADHLVEGSLIYKGDSIRMQLQLIDVFPEEKHIWAKDYHNDVNDILSVRNTAIQDIANSIEVTLDEEKKERLQLQNTNPETYKAYLRGMYYLTKSNAEDFQKGLDYLHKAVEIDPADPLAYAGLAEGYALLGHGPDPMNAPWRRGKAAALKALELNPKSAKAHSALAMIQLYYERDWKAAERSFAIAEELNPNLPYNHYHYSWYLILLGKWEEAVKEHQLAKQLDPLAPLITSDMGLLHFWMGNYEKALKEVKEALEIDKEYASAWSTMGDIYIEKGMPQEGINVIKKSIEINPAALYELGVAYAKTGDKDKALEIAAELQEGEVSSREAFGLTLIYAHLGNFDEAFKWLSKKPMDVFAPWLRVWNGPEEFKKDSRFKQFLKELKLPPLEPSAT